The DNA sequence CATTTGATGGCAGAAAGTTCTATACACTGTAACTTAAGTTTAAACATATTTTTATACAACTCATGAACTTGTCATTCAAATTCAAAAATACCTATTAAATGAAATAGGTTTTTCTGTCTTAGAGCAATGCACtattagattttatttttctgatTTATTAGTTGAAATCACAAACTTACATAATATGTCCAAATGGAACATGGTCAACAGGTCAAGAAGCGAGATGCTCTTCAGCAATAAATTAAGAGCCTTTATGTATTTTCATGCAGTCATTCAACAAAACAGTAGGTACGTGATGGAGCAGTACAGCATTCTGGGTCGCATCGGGGAAGGCGCTCATGGCATCGTGTTCAAGGCCAAACACGTGGAGGTGACTATAAAAGACTAAGTGGTACTTTGAAGAGTTGTTGGAATGTCAATTAAGCAAAGAAACATGTCAAACAGACTGGAGAGACGGTGGCTTTGAAGAAGGTGGCTCTCAGACGGCTGGAGGATGCTATTCCCAACCAGGCCCTGCGGGAGATCAAGGCTCTTCAAGAGATTGAGGATAATCAGCATGTGAGTCAAATTCACTCACAGAGGTTTTCTTGGCTCACGTTTAGCCAGAGATGGGACCACTGCCCATCACCCCCGATCCTTTTGCAggtcacacaacacaaaaaTACAAGAACTCTTTTTCGTGTTACTTCAAGATGTTGAAATACCAAATTTGGGGTATAGCAAAATTGTAATTGTGATTGTAATTTAATGTAgataccacaagatggcagcaaaataCAATAAACAATGTTAAAGTATCATTGAGCATGAGCGCAATACAAATCCGTTATAGTAAGCGACTATTCAGTAGGTAATTTATTCAAGAGGAGCAAACTACCTTCACATGAGGCTCATCAATATTATAATTGAGGAAATCCTAGTGAAATGCTGGTTAGATTACAGTTTTCTTTTAGAGCCAAAGGTGGCCCAAAATGAGGCTGAgacagtcattttttttatgctccaacTCCTCAGGTGGTGAGGCTGAAGGATGTCTTCCCGCATGGCACCGGTTTTGTCCTAGTCTTCGACTTCATGCTGTCAGACCTCTCAGAGGTCATCCGCAACGCACGGCAACCTCTTACCCCGGCGCAGGTCAAAGGTTACATGTTGATGCTGTTGAAGGGTGTGGCCTTCCTGCATAACAACAACATCATGCACCGGGTGAGCACCGTCAAGTAGGACTGATTTGTTTCCCCGAAGTCCAATCAGTGACTTTAATCAATGGTTTCTCTCTTGCTTAGTTAGTTGTTAAAATCTAATAAAATGAATCGATAAAAATGGATCGCTCATCACTATCGATAGCCTGCTGCCGCCGCCAGCCTACACAATAAGGCACTTCCTGTTTGTCGCCAGGATCTGAAGCCTGCCAACCTCCTCATCAGCTCGTCAGGACACCTGAAGATCGCTGATTTTGGTCTGGCCCGCCTCCTCAGTCAGCAAGAGGATCGACTCTACAGCCACCAAGTAGCCACAAGGTAGCACCCTCTCTGAGCTTCAGtccttcttttttctctcaatacaTTATCATACATACATTGTGTGTCCAGGTGGTATCGTGCTCCTGAGTTGCTGTATGGGGCCAGAAAGTATGACGAGGGCGTCGACCTGTGGTAAGGAAACATGCTTAGTGATGTATAAGGTGGACTACACATATCACTTTTGAAGTTAAAATGTATGAAATCGCAGGTCTTAAAATGAGATGAGGCCTCATTCAAATGGGAATAAAAATCTGATGCCTAATCATACAAATTACGCTCAAGCTCCGACTGGGTGAATTAACTCAGGTTGCATGTTTTAATGACACCGCCAACTCACTAGTGATTGTGCTTGTGTGCGTTGCAGGGCAGTGGGTTGTATTTTTGGGGAGTTGCTGAACTCGTCTCCTCTGTTTCCCGGGGAGAATGACATCGAGCAGCTGTGTTGTGTCCTCAGGGTGCTCGGGACACCCACCCAAGACACCTGGCCTGTAAGACGCACACACATAAGGAGTGGGAGGCAGCAAGCGTCCAAACATTGCTCCATTTCATTGCAGGAAATGGTAGAGTTGCCAGATTACAATAAAATCACCTTCAAGGAGAACCCCGCCGTCCCATTGGAGGAGATCGTCCCTGACTCCTCCCCCCATGCAATCAGTTTGCTTTACAACTTCCTGGTTTATCCATCCAAGCGGCGATGCCCTGCCCAGCAGGTATGAGACGAGCAATTGAGCATGTGTGCCTGTCATCTGACAGACAGTCGATAAATTAACTCCATATCGGTCAACCTGCAGGCTCTCCTCCATCCGTACTTCTTTTGCTCGCCTCTTCCCGCCCACCACTCAGAGCTGCCCATCCCTCAGAGGGGCAGCGGGAACCACCTCCACCCGCGATTGCAGGCGGCACCTGCCGACTTCTCCGTGAACCTCCCCTTGAAAAATAGCTTGGTCCAGCCCGCTCTGCTGCGAGGACACGCCACCTGCCTGTGATCGGTCCAACAACTTGGATGACAGAACCTCAGGTAATGTGAAAATACAATGTATGGTTATAACCTGTGTTagcttctttgtaaaaaaaaaaaaatatccaaactgtttcataataataatgtttaatAATTTGTTGAAACAGTCCATAAATCAGGCCATAAAAGTCAGTCAGGCAAAAGTGGACCTGACGGAACCCCCAGAGAGATGGGGGGGATCATTTCTGATAGGTTTGCCAGCAGCCTCGACTCCCACTTGCTAGGTGAAGGCTGAAGTAATCGAGGCACTTTAGTTAGCACGTACAGCTGCGAGACATCGGCGCATGCTTGTTGCTATAGAACAGTGATTCCCAACCAATGTGCGAGCGATCTAACTTTGTTTAATTTGTCTGAAAATGATCATTTATGAACTCGAAATGTGTCTTTTCTCAGCTATGTATGCCAGCAATTAATATTGACAGGCAGAGCAAATTAGatgctcttccactagatgACATGAGGTACACACATGAGGAGATTTTTTAATATAATGTTTAAAAACTGAATCTTGATTCAGTGTGTCTTGACTCAGTCAAGGTTGGGGAAGCACTGCTATGGAAACAAACTGCTCATTGGGCGCTGTGTTGCCATTGCCAAAGCGATAATAAGACTGACAGCCAGCataattgtgtgcgtgtgtgtgtgtgtgtgtgtgtgtctgtgtatgtgcatgcgtgcgtggctCATCATTAGAAACAGTTTTTCATTACAAAGCAAGCAATCAGTCTCCATTACTCTATAATAATTGCCATAAGAATACACTGAGgtccttacacacacacacacgcacacacacgcacactcacacacactcaaataAGTCCATACACACAATCCTTAAGCACAAGCACTTATACAattaacaaccccccccccacacacacacacacacacagaatataATCACACACATACCCATAATCAGCTCGCAATCACACGATCCACATTCACacattattgtgtgtgtgtgtatatggctTATCAGAAGAAAAAGTTTTAAAGGTTTTTCAATACAAGCAAGTCTCTATTACTAAATAATCATCATTTATAATTCACTAAGGTCTTTTCtggttataaaaataaaaatgattgacATGCTTCAACGTTAGGACGTGTCAGTTTCAAAGTTCTGTTATTTGCATACTTGTTTGTGCACCTCGCTCTCCAACCATAAACCTTGTTGTCCGATCTCATGCAGAAAGATGCcggattttgaaaaaaaaaaaaaagaaaatataagcCCTTAAAAGTCCTCCCAAAATCCTGTCAGTTATTGTCAACTCAGAGTGCGAGTCCACCCAATAGGCCCCGCCTACTGAGGCGACTGCCAGTCAGAACCTGAGTCAGTCTCTGCGGGCAGGGCTCCAGCCAAGGCAAGCCCTGATCGTGTTCCTGCCTCGGTCCGGCTCGCTTCCAATCGGAAGATAAGCTGGCGCCTGATTGGCTGGTGCCCGATGGGCTGGCGCCcaacctgctgtcatcagattgGCTGTCGGAAGGGCATTCGTCACGCGGCATCAGGAACGAGAATGGCGCTTTCTGAGGAGCTGGCCAGCTCTCAGAATGCTttgcgtcctcctcctccttctttgtGGTCTCCTCTCTTGTGGTCCTCCTTTGCTCTCTCCTCCTTTTCCTCTCCTCCTCTCGCACCTTCCTTCGTCTCCTCGCTTCCTCCTCCACAAGGTCCAAGTCCAGATCTGGAGGTCCTCCCTCACCGCCACTTCCTCCTCGTCTTAGTCTTGGTTTGGCTCCGCCTGCTAGCTTTTTCCTTTGTGGGCTGTTGGAggtggttgtcatggcaaccgtcCTAGCCTCTTGCTCCTCCATGtgcgaggaggacgaggaggattcATCATCAGGGCCTGAAAAATGACATACAAGGGCAACATCAGCTGAGCCGCCTCAAAAGTTCACAAGATGCTCATGTTTGGACTCAAAAACAACAGTGGTGATGTCAAGAGCGATAAAGATGAAGAATGAGCCAGGTGAAGGAGGAAAAGAACGTTACCGACCGCGGGTTTTCCGTGCGTCCGATGACGTAGAAGCAAGGCTCGCCCTGTTTGGAGTTGGTCATGCACAAAGACAGGCTGGACAGCTCCACTGAGGGAgaggaaggaagaaagaaagaaagaaagcaaggaGGGCAGGAAGAAGGTGGAGAAAGTGGGAAGTCATGGTCAGCGAGTGGAGCACTCTGAGAAGCTACACTGTTGAACACTCTGGGCTGGGATACCTAGGAACTATTTGAATTTGTAAAACTTCTCCCTTAAAAATTGCCATGTGTGTTAAAAgtggaaaagaagaagaaagcagTGTCAGGGAAGTAAGACGGAGGACATCACAGAAGTGGCCATCATCACCGTAATCGGGGACGTAGCCATTTCCTTTCTTCAGGACCAAATGGATCCGATGGCCTCCTCTCCGGATCTGCTCCACGGCTTGACTGTGCGTCATTCCTGCCGTGCTGTCGCCGTTGATCTCTACCAGCTGGTCGGAAACCTGAGGGCAATCCACAAGTGAGTGGCTGGTTCTTAAAAAGAATATCAGATCTTCTAGAAGATCCAAGGAGATGGCCAAAGCTGTGAAGGTGACGTGCGGTTATGAGAATGAAACAGATGGGTTTATTATTTCAACAAGTTAAAGCAAGCAAACTACAAAGAGTGCATTGTTCAACTGTGCGGAAAGTCACTGAGTTCGAGGAAGTCCACCAGGAAATGTGAAAAGAATTGATTTTGGCCACAGCACTCGAGATCTGAAAATCACGGTAGGATGTCCCCACCCATTCCATTCAAGATGTTCAGGAAATGCGCCTTACAAGTGCGGAAGGGGTCTCAAAGCCCTTTGCGCAAAGCCTGGATGAAGCTAGAAGAGGAGAAGTTGCACCATTTCTAGCCAGAGACACTGCCAATCCCCTCACAGATGTGACAACAACTTTTGTTGATAAGATTATTACAACTCCTTGTTCAGAACTAGACAGCCATATCGAGTTCTTGAAAATAACCAGCAACTCCTGGCAAGACCAGGCGCCATGACACACGCCCAGGGTTCAGATTGCCGGTTTTATACAGCCAAGTCTCACATATTTCTTACATTAACCATGCTGTGTAAGCATGCAGCTAAATTGTTGACTGTGCTGTAGTGAGATGGAGCAGCTGGCTCATCTACTTGGGCATGACATAAGAGTCCATCAGGGATTCTACCTGCTCTCCCACAAGAACAAGACCACGCAATTGCTTAGGTCAGCAAAGCTTCTAGCTGAGTTTGAAGCCTAGAACTTGAGTCAAATTGAAATACATCCAGATGATGGTTTGTTTTATTAAATTTTTAGGAATCTCATTTATGaatttgtttcattttgaaTTGTGTGGGCAACATTGGTGAATAATGTAGAACCATGTGGATGACGCCATGAACAAGAAGGGCAATAAATGCTTGAAGACAACGGACAAGGGACTCAACCAACAaccagaatgtgtgtgtgtttacctgtATCTTGTTGCTGCATTGGGCTGGTCCACCATCCATCAGTCCCAGCACGTAGAGTCCCATGTTGTACTCACTGCCGCCCCTCAGAGAGAAACCGAAACCCGTGGGACCTCGTTCCAGATCCACTCTGTAGAACCTTGACTCGCtctaaaacacacacgcattgCATCCAATTTTACTCACAGCTGGTGTATTTCATTCCAACGGTTTTTAGATGAACTGCTATGTTAGTGTTTGGTGCACTTCTGAATGAGCCCTACCTTTGCCCTCCCTCTGCATCCTTTGGTGAAGTGCTTGTCGATTTCCACATCAGCAGCTCCTTCTGATTCTACAGTGGACAAATAACATTTGGATTCACCTtttgcaatccaatgtgaattgAGAATTTTGCTGTACGTCGTACGTGCTCGTGGTGTCACACTCAGTTTCAGCGTGTTCCCCGCCCTCCTCAGGATCTGGGCCAAGTCTCGGTGGTGCAGGGACGCTACCGCTCGTCCTTCCACGGCCTCCAGCTGGTCTCCAGGTTGGATGAGGCCACTGCGGGCTGCTGGACTGCCGCGGCGCACCGTCACAAAGCGATGGGACATCAGCGTTTGGGACGGAGCTAGGCGGGTGAAGGATGGGTTAGGGCGGGTGAGGGGGGAACAGAGAGGATCTTATTTGTCTCCTGTATGTCAAGTTGTATTTAATTTGTCGAACTGTCCTCTTGTTGTGTCTATGCCATCATTTTGTGTCCCGAATACCAAATTTTGTATCATGTCCCAATGTAatttttatataaatattattttgtgTCAAAATCTCAGTGTCAAAATATCTTCATTATGTGTCTGAATGTCCTTATTTTTTTGTCTAATTATTCTCAATATGTGTCTAAATGTCCTTAGTGCTTAGCAGCTGAATGTATAATTAAAGAAGCGGCAATTAGGAGCATGAATTATTCACACAAGCCTCAAATGTGTCACGAAGGCACAAGAATAATTTAGAACTTTTAGAATTTACTCCTCTTGTCCTCATCATCACCCAACACACACTAAAGCAAATTGAACATTGCAATCTgt is a window from the Syngnathus scovelli strain Florida chromosome 2, RoL_Ssco_1.2, whole genome shotgun sequence genome containing:
- the cdk20 gene encoding cyclin-dependent kinase 20 — encoded protein: MEQYSILGRIGEGAHGIVFKAKHVETGETVALKKVALRRLEDAIPNQALREIKALQEIEDNQHVVRLKDVFPHGTGFVLVFDFMLSDLSEVIRNARQPLTPAQVKGYMLMLLKGVAFLHNNNIMHRDLKPANLLISSSGHLKIADFGLARLLSQQEDRLYSHQVATRWYRAPELLYGARKYDEGVDLWAVGCIFGELLNSSPLFPGENDIEQLCCVLRVLGTPTQDTWPEMVELPDYNKITFKENPAVPLEEIVPDSSPHAISLLYNFLVYPSKRRCPAQQALLHPYFFCSPLPAHHSELPIPQRGSGNHLHPRLQAAPADFSVNLPLKNSLVQPALLRGHATCL